One window of Marinomonas primoryensis genomic DNA carries:
- a CDS encoding TRAP transporter permease, whose translation MTASSPSAAPQEIDLEEFETKHRSGPWVNRFVFTLSIFLAVAHIYINTIATLPELWISAFHFAGFGTLCALLIPANPKWRDSKIAMLCDSAIVFALIGMVLYIIFFEDALYARGVTFNNADWLVSSVTVLLSLELIRRTSGWFIPLLIIIALTYVVLWGSWLGGMFAFPGLSLETLLYRSFFSTDGMFGSISRISWSFVFMFILFGAFLVKSGAGDFIIDLSRSLASKMIGGPGFVAVLGSGLMGSVSGSSVANTVSTGVITIPLMRKAGFPARFAAGVEAAASTGGQLMPPVMGAGAFIMASYTQVSYVTIISVAAIPALLYFLSVGFFVRVEAKRSKVIATESDDAVNISQVFKSGWHHIVPLAVLVTLLVQGFTPTYAAGISILAVIAASFLSSKHRMGPAAVLDAMAQGAKNMSTTAVLLVGIGLVVNVISTTGVGNTFSLLITNWAGGSLFFTIILVAIASLILGMGLPVTASYIVLGTLSAPALFNLIAEGQLLDMMASGSLPDAANAIFMLVDPSAIASLAQGMPMEQAEALLAQVPADFKSMLMDQALGTQSVAMILVTAHMIIFWLSQDSNVTPPVCLTAFAAAAIAKTPPMLTGLTAWKLAKGLYIIPLMMAYTPLIGGDTATLLHLTFFGIFGMYALVAAMEGYLEDKLSIYSRLIALIAAAMMLWPNLDLWIQCIGLAAFLVLFVIGNKSYKKNM comes from the coding sequence ATGACTGCTTCATCGCCATCCGCCGCGCCTCAAGAAATTGATCTTGAAGAGTTCGAAACAAAACACCGTTCTGGACCTTGGGTAAACCGTTTTGTATTTACCCTTTCGATTTTCTTAGCGGTTGCTCATATTTACATCAACACCATAGCAACCTTACCAGAGCTATGGATTTCAGCCTTCCATTTTGCTGGTTTTGGTACCTTATGTGCGTTACTTATTCCTGCTAATCCTAAATGGCGAGACAGTAAAATAGCCATGCTATGCGATAGCGCCATTGTGTTCGCCTTAATAGGCATGGTGCTTTACATTATTTTCTTTGAAGACGCTCTCTATGCCAGAGGTGTAACCTTCAATAATGCCGATTGGCTTGTGTCCAGTGTGACCGTCCTTTTGTCACTTGAGTTGATTCGCCGAACAAGCGGTTGGTTTATCCCTTTACTTATCATCATCGCATTAACCTACGTGGTGCTATGGGGAAGTTGGCTGGGAGGCATGTTTGCCTTTCCCGGTCTCAGTCTTGAAACCTTGTTGTATCGTAGCTTTTTTAGTACCGACGGTATGTTTGGTTCTATCTCCCGAATCTCATGGAGCTTTGTCTTCATGTTTATTTTATTCGGTGCATTTTTAGTTAAATCAGGGGCTGGTGATTTTATTATCGACCTGTCTCGCTCTCTTGCTAGCAAGATGATTGGCGGGCCTGGCTTTGTCGCTGTACTGGGTTCTGGTTTGATGGGTTCCGTCTCTGGCTCCTCCGTTGCCAATACAGTATCCACTGGCGTCATTACCATTCCTTTGATGCGAAAAGCCGGATTCCCCGCTCGGTTTGCTGCTGGTGTAGAAGCCGCTGCCTCTACTGGTGGGCAATTAATGCCTCCTGTGATGGGCGCGGGCGCTTTCATTATGGCCTCTTATACACAAGTATCGTACGTCACTATTATCAGTGTCGCCGCCATCCCTGCGTTGCTTTACTTCCTCTCAGTTGGTTTTTTTGTTCGAGTAGAAGCCAAACGCAGTAAGGTTATTGCCACAGAAAGTGATGATGCGGTTAATATCTCACAAGTATTTAAAAGTGGCTGGCACCATATTGTCCCTTTGGCGGTTTTAGTCACCTTGCTGGTTCAAGGGTTTACACCAACGTACGCCGCTGGGATCAGTATTCTGGCTGTTATCGCGGCCTCGTTTTTATCAAGCAAGCACAGAATGGGTCCGGCGGCTGTACTCGACGCCATGGCGCAAGGCGCTAAAAACATGTCGACTACGGCCGTGTTACTCGTCGGCATTGGTTTGGTCGTCAACGTCATAAGTACAACGGGGGTGGGTAATACCTTTTCTCTCTTGATCACCAATTGGGCTGGCGGCAGTCTTTTCTTCACTATTATCCTCGTCGCGATTGCGTCTTTGATTTTAGGAATGGGCTTGCCCGTCACCGCGTCTTACATCGTACTGGGAACCCTGTCTGCCCCTGCACTGTTCAACTTGATCGCGGAAGGTCAACTGTTGGACATGATGGCTTCTGGTAGCTTGCCCGATGCTGCTAACGCCATCTTCATGCTGGTTGATCCTTCTGCTATTGCTTCTCTAGCGCAAGGAATGCCAATGGAACAAGCTGAGGCTTTGTTAGCGCAAGTTCCAGCAGATTTCAAAAGCATGTTAATGGATCAGGCGTTGGGCACACAAAGTGTGGCTATGATCTTAGTAACAGCTCACATGATTATCTTTTGGCTCTCTCAAGACAGTAACGTGACACCCCCTGTCTGTTTAACCGCCTTTGCAGCTGCTGCCATCGCTAAAACACCTCCTATGTTAACGGGGCTAACAGCATGGAAACTGGCAAAAGGGCTTTACATCATTCCGCTTATGATGGCCTATACGCCGTTAATTGGCGGTGATACAGCAACCCTATTACACCTAACTTTCTTCGGAATCTTTGGAATGTACGCGCTTGTTGCCGCTATGGAAGGTTACTTAGAAGATAAATTGTCTATCTATTCACGACTCATCGCCTTGATTGCAGCCGCTATGATGTTGTGGCCAAACCTAGATCTTTGGATTCAGTGCATAGGTCTCGCAGCTTTCTTAGTACTCTTCGTTATCGGGAACAAGTCTTATAAAAAGAACATGTAA
- a CDS encoding TAXI family TRAP transporter solute-binding subunit, with the protein MKLGFVTKTILSSATAAAIAISATGASAADNRSYILATASTGGTYYPVGVAIATLSKVKLEPKFGLSVSAISSAGSGENIKLLREDQAQFAILQGLYGAWAWDGEGPFKSSGKQTELRSVSMLWQNVEHFVLKSDLAKTGTVADLKALEGSNNKFSIGKKNSGTEGSGRQQLKGLNIDPDKFSLAYMGYGASADAMQNGNIEGMNTPAGVPVSAVTRLYASMGDKVKVLDFTDEQIKEANGSYDLWTRYVIPANTYPGQTKDINTVAQPNFLATNANLLEEDVYQLTKSLYENLPYLSAIHKATSVMSIEKAIAGLPVPLHPGAARYYRERGISIPARLIAQ; encoded by the coding sequence ATGAAATTGGGATTTGTTACTAAAACTATTCTTTCCAGCGCTACCGCTGCGGCAATAGCCATCTCTGCAACCGGCGCATCAGCCGCCGATAATCGCAGCTATATCTTAGCAACTGCATCAACAGGAGGCACTTACTACCCTGTCGGTGTTGCCATTGCAACCTTGAGTAAAGTAAAGCTAGAGCCAAAATTCGGGCTGTCAGTCTCTGCAATTAGTTCAGCTGGTTCTGGTGAGAACATCAAACTTCTACGCGAAGATCAAGCGCAATTCGCTATTTTACAAGGTCTTTACGGTGCTTGGGCTTGGGACGGTGAAGGTCCATTTAAAAGTTCAGGCAAACAAACAGAGTTGCGCTCTGTTTCTATGCTTTGGCAGAACGTGGAACATTTTGTTCTTAAATCTGATTTAGCAAAAACAGGAACGGTAGCTGATTTAAAAGCCCTTGAAGGCAGCAATAATAAGTTTTCCATCGGTAAGAAAAACTCAGGAACAGAAGGTTCTGGTCGTCAACAGCTTAAAGGCTTAAATATTGACCCTGATAAATTCAGCCTTGCTTACATGGGTTACGGCGCCAGCGCAGATGCTATGCAAAACGGCAACATTGAAGGGATGAATACACCAGCAGGTGTGCCAGTCAGTGCGGTTACTCGTCTTTATGCTTCAATGGGTGACAAAGTCAAAGTATTGGATTTCACCGATGAGCAAATCAAAGAAGCCAACGGTAGTTACGATTTGTGGACGCGATATGTCATCCCTGCCAATACATACCCAGGCCAAACAAAAGACATTAACACAGTCGCTCAACCTAATTTCTTAGCAACAAACGCTAATTTGCTGGAAGAAGATGTGTACCAACTGACCAAATCTCTTTATGAAAACTTGCCTTACTTAAGTGCAATTCATAAGGCGACATCAGTAATGTCTATTGAAAAAGCCATCGCAGGTCTTCCTGTCCCACTGCATCCAGGTGCGGCACGCTACTACCGTGAACGCGGCATTAGCATCCCTGCTCGCCTAATCGCACAGTAA